The following DNA comes from Halobacillus litoralis.
TGGAAGTTCAAGTTGACGATCGTCTCCCCATGTTTCCTCAAGAAATTCATCTCGCCCTGAATTGCCGCGATAATAGTCGTAACGCCACTCATTTTTCTTATAATAATCCTGGTGATATTCTTCAGCACGATAGAATTTTTCAGCTTCATCTATAGGAGTGACGATTTCTTGCTCAAAACGCTCAGAAGAAGCCAATTCCTGCTTTGATTGTTCAGCGGCCTTCTTTTGTTCTTCTGAATGGTAAAAGATTGCCGTCGTGTACTGAAAACCACGATCTACGAACTGCCCTTCGTCATCTGTTGGATTGATCTGCCTCCAGAACACCTCCAGAATTTGCTCATAGCTGATGACGTTCGGATCATAATAAACTTGCACGGCTTCTATGTGCCCCGTTTTTCCTGATGACACTTCCTCATACGTTGGATTTTCTGTTTCCCCACCTGTATAACCTGAAACTACTCCCTGGATACCCTTCAACTTCTCAAACGGCGGTTCCATACACCAAAAGCACCCACCAGCCAAGGTGGCGACTTCATATCCATCAGGGATCTCATCTGGGGTGACTGCTTCACTTTCATAGTTGCGTTTCGTCAAGTATGAATAGGCTTCAGGAATGACAACAATGCCGACAAAAATGAAAGCAGTAATCACGATCAACCACTTCATACGTTTACTCACTCATTCCACCTCGCTTTCTACCGATTAATGATAGCATGCCGATCCATCTTTCCGGTCTGTATTTTCTCTCCCCTTCATTTTAATAGTTGGAGTAAGGTAATAGTTCTGCCTATGTCTCTGCTACTACAGGCCAGGGAAAACGAGTTCGTGCAGGCACCCGCATGCACATATTTTTTTAATAACAGACTAGCAAAAAAGTCCACAACAAGCTGTTCCAGCCTATTGCGGACTTTGAGTCAGATAGTATGAAAGTTCTTCATTTTGTATCTTCCCACCACGAATTGGACACCTCATGTTAATGGGAAAATACTTCATTCCGGTCTACCTCCGTACTTTTCCCTGTTTCTGCAAACAAGGAACGCCTAATGATTTTCAAAGCATTTTCATTATCGTCCTCCTGCTCAGACGCTACGCAATCCTCTGGGACCCAAATATCATATTCTCTCATGTAGGCATCATTCGCTGTGAAAAGCACACAGATATCCCCAGCTATGCCTGTCAAAATTAAATTACGGACTTCCAGGTGTTCCAAAAGTATACTTAATTGTGTGCCGAAAAAGCCGGAGTGTTTTGGCTTTATGATAAAGTAGTCATCTTCATCAGGAAGGATTTGTTCAATGACTGGTTCACCTCTTCCCTTTTTGCATTCATCAATTAAATCAGAAACATTATCTTGCCATAACTCAAAGTTATCATTTACATAGATGACCGGTAATCCTTCCTCTTTCAATTCCTTTTTGAAAGAATGAAGTCGTTCTGTCATCGGGAGGGTATGTTCTAATAAATATTCTCCCCCATCGAAATCCATTTTGTTGATCATATCTATGATGATCAGCGCTGTATCCTGTTTCATTCCGATATCTCACGCTCCTTTGAACTTGTCTGGCCCTGCCGGTATTTGACGTTTGTGCGCAGTTTTCTCATGACGTTCTTTCAAATTTCGTTCATCTTCAGGGTCAATAGTCTCTCCTCTAAGATAGGCATCAATGGTGTCGTAGGACATGCCCAGTTCTTCTTCATCGGTCTGGCCTTCCCATAACTCCGCACTCGGCTTTTTATGGATGATTGAGTCCGGTACGCCTAATACTTTTGCCATTTCCCTGACTTCTTCTTTCCTCAAATTAATGAGCGGGACTAAGTCAACGCCACCATCTCCATATTTGGTGAAATACCCTGTGTAATCTTCTGCTGCGTTATCCGTACCCACGACCAGATAGTTATAATTATTTCCTACAGCATAAAGGGTACTCATCCTAAGCCTCGCTTGAAGGTTCGCTCCACCGAGTTGAGACTTTTCATCGTTCCAATCTCCTTTTACATTCAAACGATTTTTTATAGTAGAATAAGTAGTTTCGTATGCATCCGTAAGCTCTATTCCTACATAATCCAGATCAGCGCCTTCTACAAGTGTCAGAGCGTCCGTTTGATCCTCAACCCCCTGATCGATCGGTAGAATCACGCCTAACGATTGATTCGGGAAGGCGCGTTTAATCAAATATGAAACAACAGCTGAATCTATGCCTCCACTAATGCCTACAAGTAAGCCATCTGCTCCTGCTTCCTTCGCTTTTACCTGTAACCATTCCGTCAAATATTGAATTCTTTCTTCCATTTCAATGTACTCCCTTCCTTTTACAATCTAATGAATACTTTCCTTTTCTTTGGAATAGATAAACATTTTCGTTTACTCCCCACAAATTTCGGTTAATTTACTTAAACAATATCGAAAGCGAGGCAAACCTCAATGTATCAAAATCATAAAAGGCTTTACCAATTCACTTTAATCTTAATCCTTTTAATACTGATCACAGTCATAGGTTTTATGCAAATCGAAAAGCTGCCCTTCTTCGATAGTTTGTGGATGACAGTGGTCTCTGTTTTAGCGCTTGGCTATGGGGATTATGTTCCTTCACAAACGATGGGGAAGGTTTTGGCTATGGTACTGATTCCAATCACGATGGGATTCACCACCTATATTCTGACGTATATTGCTGCATCCATGATTGAGGGACGATTATCAAAGAAATGGGAAAGGAAGAAGAGAATGAAACAATTAGAGAAGATGAAAGACCATTACATTATTTGCGGATAT
Coding sequences within:
- the msrA gene encoding peptide-methionine (S)-S-oxide reductase MsrA; this translates as MSKRMKWLIVITAFIFVGIVVIPEAYSYLTKRNYESEAVTPDEIPDGYEVATLAGGCFWCMEPPFEKLKGIQGVVSGYTGGETENPTYEEVSSGKTGHIEAVQVYYDPNVISYEQILEVFWRQINPTDDEGQFVDRGFQYTTAIFYHSEEQKKAAEQSKQELASSERFEQEIVTPIDEAEKFYRAEEYHQDYYKKNEWRYDYYRGNSGRDEFLEETWGDDRQLELPKKQK
- the nadE gene encoding NAD(+) synthase; the protein is MEERIQYLTEWLQVKAKEAGADGLLVGISGGIDSAVVSYLIKRAFPNQSLGVILPIDQGVEDQTDALTLVEGADLDYVGIELTDAYETTYSTIKNRLNVKGDWNDEKSQLGGANLQARLRMSTLYAVGNNYNYLVVGTDNAAEDYTGYFTKYGDGGVDLVPLINLRKEEVREMAKVLGVPDSIIHKKPSAELWEGQTDEEELGMSYDTIDAYLRGETIDPEDERNLKERHEKTAHKRQIPAGPDKFKGA
- a CDS encoding cysteine hydrolase family protein, which produces MKQDTALIIIDMINKMDFDGGEYLLEHTLPMTERLHSFKKELKEEGLPVIYVNDNFELWQDNVSDLIDECKKGRGEPVIEQILPDEDDYFIIKPKHSGFFGTQLSILLEHLEVRNLILTGIAGDICVLFTANDAYMREYDIWVPEDCVASEQEDDNENALKIIRRSLFAETGKSTEVDRNEVFSH